The region CCGCGCGTTCCCGTCCCcgacccgcctcgccgccgtcgacttGACGGCCCCAGCTCGCCGCCGCCCGCGAAGGCGACGACCGGCAGCAGCGGCCCGAATCGAGGGGCGAGGGCCCTCTCAGGTGAGATTCCCTCTCTCAAGTGTCGTGCCCCACGCCTCTGGTTAGCTCCCCGATTTGGACGATCCCGGGGTTTGATGCGTGCTGCAATTTATTTGGGGATGGATCTGGGACGATGGATTTACCGCCGCAGGAGATGGATGGTGGCTTCCGCGCTGCCCACCGTGCTCCCAGCGGGCGAGTCCCACAAAATTGCATCTCATACCAACCAACCTGAGCGAATGACGAATAGTTGACACTGTGTGTGAATGAATCAACCTTACATCGCTCGTGCCATGCTAGCAAATTTTCTGTAGGCAATTTGGATTCATGTCAAGTGTATGCCATGTGCATGAACATTAGCCTCATATGAGTATGCTgttttttttttttaattttttcttagatTTTCTGGGCAGTTCAAGCTTTTGGCCTTTGGAACGCAACAATGCTATTCCAAACCTTAGGTCTGTTATTACTTGTTCCAACTTTTCTAGTTCTGTAGTTTGCTTCTGTGTGTGAACTATAGCTGCATTGGGATGTTCTGTTAGTGGATTAGTGGATGGTTTTGATGTTAATTACTTCACTTCATTGAGCAGAATGGATGCCATCTATAAGTTGCGAACATCATGTGTAATACTTTTCATCCCCCCCTTTTAGGAGTTTTCCTCTATATTTTGCCACTGTCGCTGTTTTTCGACATGCTATCTAATTACTCACATATGCATGCTTCTTTGTGTTAAGAAGAACATCTTTTTGATGTATTCCTGAAATATGAAGGTGTTGGGAACTTCTCAGCATAATCAAGAGTGTGTGTTTCTGCTCCTGCACTCCCTATTGCAATCTTATGTACTTTTGTTGACATTGAAGAGTTTGAATTCCTTGTGTATCAGATTAGGGGGAAGAAATGTCTGGTCATTGATCCGAAGCTTGCGGGCACCCTCTTGCTGATCCTGCAGACCTCGGTGCTAAAGGTTTGGTGATAGACTCTGGATTTGCTGCCAATAAGCGATACGTTTCATGTCCCTAACTAATATCTTAATACATAATTTAGACTTTGGGAATGTGCCATGGGAATATTCCTTCAACTACCTTTCATACATAAGCAGAAGAGTAAAGCCACGTTGCAGTTACTTTCTTTGTTTCAACTTGGATAGCTCAGACTTGTTTTTTTATGTTGATTAGGAATATGGCACGGAGCTGCGGATCCTCTCGGCTGACCCTCTGCGGACGGAATGCCCCAAAGTGGTGTATCTTGTTCGCTCCCAGTTGAACTTCATGAAATTTGTAGCTAATCAAATTAAGAATAACGAATCCAAAGGGCTCCATAGGGAATACCACCTCTATTTTGTACCACGCCGTATAGTTGCCTGTGAGAAGGTATTTTGGTTTCTGTATATATTATTTCCATTAATGTACATGCATGTTCTATTATGTTGTTTGGACTTATAATTCTAGTATGGTAGAATAGTTTGTGAGACTCATGCGATATTCGATAATTATAGACCTCATTACAATAAGAGATGACTCGAACACAATCACCATTGTCCTGTATGGATGGCATGTGTGTACTGTGGAATTTATTGATCTCATACATTACTACTGCACAGAAAGAATGGAATTCCATCTTGTATGGGTGAAATCTGCACTAGTAGATATCATAATTATAGTTAAGCTTTGTTTGACTAGGTTTTTGAAGTTGGCAAGACGGAATCAGTCCTTCAGAGTATTCCCGAGTGTATTCCTATAGTTCTTAGCCCAATAGGTTTATTAGACATGATGCCAATGACAGGTATTAACTGAACACGTGTTGACATGACAGGTATTAACTTCATGACCTTATGTACTAAAATGTTGACATGACAGGTATTAACTGAACACGTGTTCTTTTCATTGCTCATGATGCTTGCCAGGCCTGAAATGTTTTTCCAATCTGAACACCACAAATCTTTGCATTATTTCTTCCCAAATACAGTTTTATCCATACCAGTGACATGTACCGTAGTTACCGTAGGATGGAACTTATGTTACAGATTGTTCATATAATATTTCTTTACAATCTGAATGAGCTTCTCAAGGATTTCAGCTTGCCTGCTGCTTCACTGTTATATAAAGCTGATGCCCTTTTACTTTAATTCGTGACCCATTGGCTGTGTTGTTTTGACAATTAAAATTAAGAAGCTTGAGCTTGCATTTACACTAAGTCATAATGCTGGCTATGATCTTCTAGTCTAAACTAGCGATAAAATATTTCAATTTCTCTTGAACTTCGTCACCATTGTTTGGTATTTATAAAGGAGTACCGAATTTGACTAGCCAGAAGAGGATCCAGGAGTGCTAACTATTTTTatgtataataaaataaataaattctaACCTATCTTTCGTAATCTCCCCTGAATTTCATGTGTCTGCAATGCTAATGGCCAAACAATTGTAAATCATAATTCAATATAGATTTTTTCCGAGTTGTAATATTTGTTGAGGAATAAATAAACGTTTACAAATTGGCAAACACATCATTCATAGCCTGTATGCAATTATTATACCATTTACATACTTTCAGGTGCCAAAAAATTATACTGTCCTGTTGTTTTGATGATTGGTAGACATTTTCCTTTTTATAGTAGTAATCTTATCCTGGCAAGTTTTTCTTCCCCTTAACTCGCGGATGCCCAAACACATGCTTAGCTATTGTTCTCAAAATTTTGTGAGCTAGGAGCCTAGGACACATGAATCCAGGAATCCACTCCATAAATTCTCTTTGCACTAAGGCATCTTCaatttaattctctttttttttgctgCACAGATTCTGGAGGAAGAGAAAGTTCATCAAAAGTTGACAATCGGAGAATATCCCTTGTATCTAGTTCCTTTGGACGAGGATGTCCTTTCTTTGGAGCTTGACTATTCCTTGCAGGTACAGCTACATAATTGGTGTAGCATGTTTTTCTAACATTTTATGGGCCTCATTGGAGCATTTGTGATTTTCAGGAATGCCTTATTGAAGGATATACAAGTTCTGTCTGGCATGTTGCAAAAGCTATCCATAAGTTAGAGGTATGTATGTATGTCTTCCCTTCCTGTGTTTGGAGTGTTCTGTACTTGAAACAATGATTACTCCATTTGTGATTCATTAGTTTATGGCCGAAATATTGTTATGGGTAGACTAAGTTGCGATCGACCACTATACTTGACGTTTGCATATTACTTACTAACTCTGCATCTGCAATCTCACAAGTTTTTTGACACAATCTTTCGTTTACTAGAAAGCCTACCACCCTATTTCAATGCGGGAAACTGGCTTCCATCAAATTCATAAAGTGTTGCTCTTACGCGTATAAGGTTTCTTTTCCAGTTTGCTTTCGGGGTTATCCCCAATATTAGAGCCAAGGGTGTAGCATCAACCAAAGCTGCAGAATTGCTGAACCATATGCAACTTGAAGACCCAGTCAGCATGGATAATGTAATGCCATTTTTTTTCAACCTTTCATGACTCAGTTCTCTAAATTCAGCTGATTGCCTAATTTTAACTTTATGGTGCTTTTAGATGGGGATTCCAGAGATAGACACCGTTATTTTGCTAGACAGAGAGGTAATTTTCAGTTGCACACTTTGTGATTATTTCTTGCTTTTCTCAGCATATATGAACCTTTTCACTGTTTTTTAAGTGATCAAAGTTTTATAAATTATAGTGATCTTAGGTGTGAATGTGTGATATATTTTCTATTGATGTCTTCTGCTTTTCTGGAATGCATCTTCTTTTATTCATTCAGGTGGATATGGTGACACCAATGTGCTCTCAGCTAACGTATGAAGGTCTATTAGATGAGGTAGGCTATGAAGTTTTTGATACTGGCATTACTTATAAGTCACAAGTGTTTGATCTATCAGCTTTCTCTGTTGAATCTTGATTGATAACATGTGAACGTATGACTCTTCGAGCTAGCATGTTCCTGGCTTTCTAGTATTGCTTTCTCTTATGTTGGGGTTGATGCGAAACGCCACACAGTTTGTGTTCCTTTGCCAGTCAAAATAAGACATTTTTATTGCCACCTCCATCTTTGTTGTGGCTCCTCCACCAGATCATGCATGCAGCAGTGTAGGCCTTGTAATGAATTCAGCAGTATGTATGTTGTGAACCACAGTACTCAACGGGGTAAACACCGCCggagagtgtccaaatggagtcggCCTGATTGGGGAAGCGATTAGATCATAGGTGGGAGATACATTTGGGAAGGAATAGATTGATTTCTCATTAATTGTTTGGATGGGAAGATATCAGACCTGGTTGCTGGCTATATACTAACAAACCCAATCTCTAATTGGTAACTATCTACTCTATGCATAACTGCGTGATAG is a window of Triticum dicoccoides isolate Atlit2015 ecotype Zavitan chromosome 2B, WEW_v2.0, whole genome shotgun sequence DNA encoding:
- the LOC119362132 gene encoding vacuolar protein-sorting-associated protein 33 homolog gives rise to the protein MKFVANQIKNNESKGLHREYHLYFVPRRIVACEKILEEEKVHQKLTIGEYPLYLVPLDEDVLSLELDYSLQECLIEGYTSSVWHVAKAIHKLEFAFGVIPNIRAKGVASTKAAELLNHMQLEDPVSMDNMGIPEIDTVILLDREVDMVTPMCSQLTYEGLLDEMLEIHNGSVEVDASIMGAQQDGKKVKVPLNSSAFLKTR